A window of the Nibribacter ruber genome harbors these coding sequences:
- a CDS encoding DNA polymerase III subunit alpha — translation MLAFVHSYFSLRYGTLSPEELVAAAKAHGYTALALTDINSTSGVFPFVQACVAQGIEPVVGIEFRVGSQWVYTGIAKNQAGFRELNQFLSSCLLTHQSLPQVPPAFEEALIIYPFARARELRQALRENEYVGVRPGQVNQLLFSDLRKKNVRLLLYPLFTCKNQEGVALHRHLRAVDHNILLSQLDQVHGLAEEPCFQTVDRIRQQGAQFPDLLQQNTALAKEVAFPFDFNKRRNKLYFTASAKDDMALLKKLALDGAVRRYGASNKVAKQRVAHELEIIEKLQFGAYFLITEDVISYAKKRNFYHIGRGSGANSVVAYCLGITDVDPIELDLYFERFLNPKRTSPPDFDIDFSWDERDEVLDYIFKRYGREHTALMGAMVTFQQSSILRELGKVYGLPKTELDALVEQPQAPGNANHLTKEIFRYGQLLTDFPNVRSIHAGGVLISEDSIYNYTALDMPPKGLPTAQWDMYVAESIGFEKLDILSQRGIGHIKECVQLVQQNRGIKVDAHEVAKFKQDERVKEQLRSGDTIGCFYIESPAMRGLLTKLRCDNYLSLVAASSIIRPGVAKSGMMKAYIDRFHNPDKIQHLHPVMAEQLGETYGVMVYQEDVLKVCHHFAGLDLADADVLRRGMSGKYRSKAEFQKLVDKFFANCRAKGYPEAITKEVWRQVESFAGYSFSKAHSASFAVESYQSLFLKTYYPLEFMVAVINNFGGFYRTWVYVQQTQKAGGTLHLPCVNQSSYYTSLSGTDVYLGLVHVQNLEQKVAFKIVAEREENGPYLSLEEFIRRTQISLEQLLILARIQAIRFTEKDKKSLLWEAHLHLGHQPKQPSSEQLFQLPMKTFTLPTLTHTLVEDAYDEIELLGFPVTCTYFDLLQTKERGDVPAKDLHAFIGQKVRMIGVLVATKYVRTVRGDIMQFGTFLDATGNFFDTVHFPQSLKTWPFKGYGVYLLFGKVVEEFDFPSLEVEKMAKLPFQKDPRY, via the coding sequence ATGCTAGCCTTCGTTCATTCGTATTTTAGTTTGCGCTACGGCACGTTGTCGCCAGAGGAATTGGTGGCCGCAGCCAAGGCCCATGGCTACACGGCGCTGGCCTTGACGGATATTAACTCCACGTCTGGGGTGTTTCCGTTTGTGCAGGCGTGTGTGGCGCAGGGCATAGAGCCGGTGGTGGGCATTGAGTTCAGGGTGGGCAGTCAATGGGTGTACACGGGCATCGCTAAAAACCAGGCGGGTTTTAGGGAGTTGAACCAGTTTTTGAGCAGCTGTCTGCTCACGCACCAGTCGTTGCCGCAGGTGCCGCCCGCGTTTGAAGAAGCCCTCATCATTTATCCGTTTGCCCGCGCCAGAGAACTCCGGCAGGCGCTGCGCGAGAATGAATACGTAGGCGTGCGGCCGGGTCAGGTAAACCAGCTGCTGTTCTCAGACCTCCGGAAGAAAAATGTGCGTCTGCTGCTGTACCCGCTGTTCACCTGCAAAAACCAGGAGGGCGTGGCCTTGCACCGCCACCTCAGAGCCGTAGACCACAACATCCTGCTCAGTCAATTAGACCAAGTCCATGGCCTCGCAGAGGAACCGTGTTTCCAGACGGTAGACCGCATCAGGCAGCAGGGCGCTCAATTTCCAGACCTGCTCCAACAGAACACCGCCCTGGCCAAGGAAGTAGCTTTCCCCTTTGACTTCAATAAGCGCCGCAACAAACTGTATTTCACGGCTTCGGCCAAGGATGATATGGCCCTCCTGAAAAAGCTGGCCTTGGATGGTGCCGTCCGGCGCTACGGAGCCAGCAACAAGGTAGCCAAACAGCGGGTGGCACATGAGCTGGAGATTATTGAGAAGCTGCAGTTTGGGGCCTATTTTCTTATTACCGAAGACGTCATCAGCTACGCTAAAAAGCGCAATTTCTACCACATAGGGCGGGGGAGCGGGGCCAACAGCGTGGTGGCCTATTGCCTGGGCATCACAGACGTGGACCCCATTGAGCTGGACCTGTACTTTGAACGGTTCCTCAATCCCAAGCGCACCTCGCCACCCGATTTTGACATTGACTTCAGCTGGGATGAGCGCGATGAGGTGCTGGACTACATCTTCAAACGGTACGGCCGCGAGCATACTGCGTTGATGGGCGCCATGGTCACGTTTCAGCAGAGCTCCATTCTGCGCGAGCTGGGCAAAGTCTACGGCCTGCCCAAAACCGAGCTGGACGCGCTGGTAGAACAGCCGCAGGCGCCTGGCAACGCCAACCACCTCACCAAAGAGATTTTCAGATACGGCCAGCTGCTCACAGACTTTCCTAATGTGCGCTCCATCCATGCCGGCGGCGTGCTTATTTCTGAGGATTCCATCTACAACTACACCGCTCTGGATATGCCGCCCAAAGGCTTGCCCACCGCGCAATGGGACATGTACGTAGCGGAGAGCATCGGTTTTGAGAAACTGGACATCTTGAGCCAGCGCGGCATTGGGCATATTAAAGAGTGTGTGCAGTTGGTGCAGCAGAACCGCGGCATAAAAGTAGACGCGCATGAGGTGGCCAAGTTCAAGCAGGATGAACGGGTAAAGGAGCAGCTCAGGTCCGGGGACACCATTGGGTGTTTTTACATTGAGAGTCCGGCCATGCGGGGCCTGCTCACCAAGCTGCGCTGCGACAATTACCTGTCTCTGGTGGCGGCTAGTTCCATCATCAGGCCGGGCGTGGCCAAGAGCGGCATGATGAAAGCCTACATTGACCGCTTTCATAACCCAGACAAAATCCAGCATCTGCACCCCGTCATGGCTGAACAACTGGGCGAAACCTACGGCGTCATGGTCTACCAGGAGGACGTATTAAAAGTCTGCCATCATTTTGCGGGCTTGGATCTAGCCGACGCCGATGTGCTGCGCCGGGGCATGAGCGGCAAGTACCGGTCCAAGGCCGAGTTCCAGAAGTTGGTAGACAAGTTCTTTGCCAACTGCCGGGCCAAGGGCTACCCCGAGGCCATCACCAAGGAAGTCTGGCGGCAGGTGGAGTCCTTTGCGGGCTACTCTTTTTCCAAGGCGCACTCGGCGTCGTTTGCGGTGGAGAGCTACCAGAGCCTCTTCCTGAAAACGTATTATCCGTTGGAGTTCATGGTGGCGGTCATCAACAACTTCGGAGGCTTTTACCGGACGTGGGTCTATGTGCAGCAGACCCAGAAAGCGGGCGGCACGCTGCATCTGCCCTGCGTGAACCAGAGCAGTTACTACACTTCGCTTTCGGGTACGGACGTGTATCTGGGCTTGGTGCACGTGCAGAACCTGGAGCAGAAAGTGGCTTTTAAGATTGTAGCCGAGCGGGAGGAGAACGGGCCGTATCTAAGTTTGGAGGAGTTCATACGAAGGACGCAGATTTCCCTGGAACAGTTGTTGATTCTGGCGCGCATTCAGGCCATTAGGTTCACGGAGAAGGACAAGAAGTCACTGCTCTGGGAGGCGCACCTGCACCTGGGGCACCAGCCCAAGCAACCGTCCAGCGAACAGCTCTTCCAACTGCCCATGAAAACCTTCACGCTGCCCACGCTCACGCACACGCTGGTAGAAGACGCCTATGATGAGATAGAACTGCTGGGCTTTCCGGTTACCTGCACCTACTTTGACCTGCTGCAAACCAAAGAACGCGGCGATGTGCCCGCCAAGGATTTACACGCCTTTATAGGTCAGAAAGTGCGTATGATTGGCGTGCTGGTGGCCACCAAATACGTACGCACCGTGCGCGGAGACATCATGCAGTTTGGCACGTTTCTGGACGCAACCGGCAACTTCTTTGACACCGTCCATTTTCCGCAGAGCCTGAAAACCTGGCCCTTCAAAGGCTATGGCGTGTACCTGTTGTTCGGAAAAGTGGTAGAAGAATTTGACTTCCCCAGCCTTGAAGTAGAGAAGATGGCCAAACTGCCCTTCCAGAAAGACCCACGGTATTAA
- a CDS encoding potassium channel family protein, protein MKFLPSQMLAILKNRPERRNLQLLLKFMLVLVGLTVLFTIIFHLLMLREGRTFSWITGLYWTLTVMSTLGFGDITFHSDAGRFFSIIVLSTGMVLLLILFPFTFINFFYAPWMKAREHAQVPRELPPTTAGHVVLTKYDPVTEALITKLNQFGFAYVVLVPDIAEGLRLHGLGIKVMLGDLDDPDAYERARVKQAAMVAATSSDEINTNVAFTVREISDQVPIISTCNFLVSVDILELAGSTHVLQLGEIMGAFLSRRASGGGATAMVIGEFHELLIAEATVTSSTLTGQTIKETQFRERFGLTVVGVWERGRFDAAQPETLITENMVLVLAGSKTQIDAFNQEYAKPINESAPILIMGGGRVGRATGRALAARGLDYRIIEKNPERVKSFKSALNYIKGDAADIEVLQKAGIAETPCVIITTHDDDVNVYLTIYCRRLRKDMQIITRSTLQRNLPTMHRAGADFVMSYAAMGSNTIFNLLKRSDILMVAEGLDLLKVTAPEQLAGRSIAESSIRQQTGCTIIAVRHEGKLHINPDPSLVVPAEAEIILIGTVEAENKFFSLYGTE, encoded by the coding sequence ATGAAGTTCCTGCCCTCTCAAATGCTTGCCATCCTAAAGAATAGGCCTGAACGGCGCAACCTGCAATTGTTGCTCAAGTTCATGCTGGTGCTGGTGGGCCTCACCGTTTTGTTCACCATCATCTTCCACCTACTCATGCTGCGGGAGGGCCGCACTTTTTCCTGGATCACCGGCCTGTATTGGACTCTAACGGTCATGTCTACCCTGGGCTTCGGGGACATCACCTTTCACAGTGACGCGGGCAGGTTCTTCTCTATTATAGTGTTGAGCACGGGCATGGTGCTGCTGCTTATTCTTTTCCCGTTCACGTTCATCAACTTCTTTTATGCTCCCTGGATGAAAGCCCGCGAGCACGCCCAAGTACCGCGCGAATTGCCCCCCACTACCGCTGGTCACGTGGTGCTCACCAAATATGACCCGGTCACCGAAGCCCTCATCACCAAGCTCAACCAGTTTGGCTTTGCCTACGTGGTGCTGGTACCAGACATAGCCGAGGGCCTTCGGCTGCACGGTCTGGGCATCAAGGTCATGCTGGGCGACCTAGACGATCCTGACGCCTATGAGCGGGCGCGGGTGAAGCAAGCCGCCATGGTGGCCGCCACGTCCTCAGATGAGATCAACACCAACGTGGCGTTCACGGTACGGGAAATCAGTGACCAGGTGCCCATCATCTCCACTTGTAACTTTCTGGTTTCAGTGGACATTCTGGAACTGGCTGGCAGCACCCACGTCCTGCAACTAGGCGAAATCATGGGTGCTTTCCTGTCCAGGCGGGCCAGCGGCGGCGGGGCTACGGCCATGGTCATCGGGGAGTTTCATGAATTGCTCATCGCCGAGGCCACGGTCACCAGTTCTACCCTTACGGGGCAGACCATCAAGGAAACGCAGTTCAGGGAGCGGTTTGGTTTGACCGTGGTAGGAGTTTGGGAAAGAGGCCGGTTTGACGCCGCGCAGCCAGAAACGCTTATCACCGAGAATATGGTGCTGGTGCTGGCCGGCTCCAAGACCCAGATTGACGCCTTTAACCAGGAATACGCCAAGCCCATCAACGAGAGCGCTCCTATTCTCATCATGGGAGGAGGCCGCGTGGGCCGGGCCACCGGGCGCGCCCTGGCAGCGCGGGGCCTGGATTACCGCATCATTGAAAAGAACCCTGAGCGGGTCAAGTCATTCAAGTCTGCCCTCAACTACATTAAAGGAGATGCCGCCGACATAGAAGTACTCCAGAAGGCTGGCATCGCGGAGACGCCTTGCGTGATCATCACCACCCATGACGATGACGTGAACGTGTACCTTACTATTTACTGCCGCCGCCTGCGCAAAGACATGCAGATCATCACCCGCTCCACCCTGCAGCGCAACTTGCCCACCATGCACCGCGCCGGCGCCGACTTTGTCATGTCCTACGCGGCTATGGGCAGCAACACTATTTTCAACCTGCTTAAGCGCAGTGACATTCTAATGGTGGCCGAGGGCCTGGATCTCTTGAAAGTGACCGCGCCAGAACAGCTGGCAGGGCGCTCCATTGCAGAGTCTTCCATCCGGCAGCAGACCGGCTGCACCATCATTGCCGTCCGTCATGAGGGCAAGCTGCACATCAACCCAGACCCGTCTCTGGTAGTCCCGGCAGAGGCTGAGATCATCTTAATTGGCACCGTAGAAGCCGAAAACAAATTCTTCAGCCTCTACGGCACTGAGTAG
- a CDS encoding S8 family peptidase, with product MKKKYLTFGKTAVAAAALSMAFLTSCDTDQVIETAEISSSKDAQAMAGHDHVANEVLVKFKAGTSDAAKAAVLERISGKVKEKILTRTMQRLGDREGLVLVHTPMAAIEAMGKVKGSPEVAFVEPNYIYQHQAASTDTYFTNGSLWGMYGDASSPANQYGSQAAEAWARGNTGSASVVVGIIDEGVQVDHPELQGQIWVNPYDPIDGVDNDGNGYVDDVNGWDFDGNNNQVYDGGTRGSSDDHGTHVAGTIGGKNNGSGVVGVNWNVTMISCKFLGRRGGTTANAVKAVDYLTDLKTRHGMNIVASNNSWGGGGFSQALFDAVERANTKNILFVAAAGNGGSDGVGDDNDAVASFPSNMTNANVIAVAAITNTGARSSFSNYGATTVDIGAPGSAIWSSTAYNTLSSYNGTSMATPHVTGGVALYAASHPGATAAEIKNAILSSAIPTSSLAGKCVTGGRLNVSGF from the coding sequence ATGAAAAAAAAGTACCTCACCTTCGGGAAAACTGCGGTAGCTGCGGCTGCCCTGTCCATGGCGTTCTTGACCAGCTGTGACACGGACCAGGTTATTGAAACGGCAGAAATCTCTTCCTCCAAAGACGCGCAAGCCATGGCGGGCCATGACCACGTAGCCAATGAAGTATTGGTGAAGTTTAAAGCCGGTACTTCAGATGCCGCCAAAGCCGCCGTGTTGGAACGCATTAGTGGGAAAGTGAAGGAAAAAATCCTGACCAGAACCATGCAACGCCTGGGTGACCGTGAAGGTCTGGTATTGGTCCACACCCCTATGGCAGCCATAGAAGCCATGGGCAAAGTGAAAGGCTCTCCAGAAGTAGCCTTTGTAGAGCCCAACTACATCTACCAGCACCAAGCCGCTTCTACAGACACGTACTTCACCAACGGCAGCCTTTGGGGCATGTATGGTGATGCGTCTTCGCCGGCCAACCAGTATGGCAGCCAGGCCGCCGAGGCATGGGCCAGAGGCAACACCGGGTCTGCCTCTGTGGTAGTGGGCATCATTGATGAAGGTGTTCAAGTAGACCATCCAGAATTGCAGGGACAGATTTGGGTGAATCCGTATGATCCTATTGACGGGGTAGACAACGACGGTAACGGCTATGTAGACGATGTCAACGGCTGGGACTTTGACGGAAACAACAACCAGGTGTATGACGGGGGCACCCGCGGCAGTTCAGATGACCACGGCACGCACGTGGCGGGCACCATTGGCGGTAAAAACAATGGCAGCGGCGTAGTAGGCGTGAACTGGAACGTGACCATGATCTCCTGTAAGTTCTTGGGCCGCAGAGGTGGTACCACCGCCAACGCCGTGAAAGCCGTTGACTACCTAACCGATTTGAAAACCCGTCACGGCATGAACATTGTCGCCTCTAACAACTCTTGGGGAGGCGGTGGCTTCTCACAGGCCCTGTTTGACGCCGTAGAGCGCGCCAATACTAAAAACATCTTGTTCGTGGCTGCCGCCGGTAATGGCGGTTCTGACGGCGTGGGTGACGACAATGATGCCGTTGCCAGCTTCCCGTCTAACATGACCAACGCTAACGTTATTGCCGTGGCTGCCATCACGAATACTGGTGCCCGTTCCTCGTTCTCTAACTATGGTGCTACTACCGTTGATATTGGCGCCCCTGGTTCTGCCATCTGGTCTTCTACGGCCTACAACACGCTGTCTTCTTACAACGGTACGTCTATGGCCACGCCGCACGTAACCGGTGGAGTGGCCTTGTATGCCGCCTCGCACCCAGGTGCTACCGCCGCCGAGATCAAGAATGCTATCCTCAGCAGCGCCATTCCCACCTCTTCTCTGGCTGGTAAGTGCGTAACGGGCGGTCGTTTGAATGTAAGCGGTTTCTAA
- a CDS encoding MATE family efflux transporter, which yields MSPKNTSLGKLSSFLSIIKQSLNGEELDYTVGSIRRSVVLLAIPMMLEMIMESVFALVDLYFVGHLHNSSFAIQTVGLTESVLTVIYSLAIGISMAATAVVARRIGEKDPEAATKAGMQAILIAGVITLVLSVLGVVFAEKILLLMGASAEVARVGTPFMQLMMGSSLFIMLLFLINGIFRGAGNAAIAMKSLWVANVANIILCPIFINGFGPIPAFGLTGAAMATTLGRGLGVAYQLYHLTRGNSALQVRLQHFVPDQEQIKALVKIASPAVLQFVIASCSWIFLAQLVATTGGDHGSAGYQTALRLLMFFILPAWGLSNAAATLVGQNLGAHQIERAEQAVWQTAKYNVLFMAFVTIISLVGAGYFVAFFTNDAQVQEVAIQAIRIMSVGYIFYGIGMVLINTFNGAGDTWTPTWVNLGGFWAFQIPLAYILAKTFALGPLGVFIAIPVAETFITLVSIFLFKRGRWKTVKV from the coding sequence ATGTCACCAAAAAATACCTCCCTGGGGAAGCTTTCTTCTTTCCTATCCATTATAAAACAATCGCTTAACGGCGAAGAATTAGATTACACCGTAGGCAGCATCAGGCGGTCTGTGGTGCTGTTGGCCATTCCCATGATGCTGGAGATGATCATGGAGTCTGTGTTTGCGCTGGTAGACCTCTATTTTGTGGGGCACTTGCACAACAGTTCCTTCGCCATCCAGACCGTGGGCCTCACCGAATCAGTCTTAACCGTCATTTACTCTCTGGCCATTGGCATCAGCATGGCTGCTACGGCCGTGGTTGCCCGCCGTATTGGCGAGAAAGACCCCGAAGCCGCTACCAAGGCCGGTATGCAGGCCATCTTGATTGCGGGCGTGATTACCTTAGTTCTGAGCGTACTGGGCGTGGTGTTCGCAGAGAAGATCCTGCTGCTCATGGGTGCTTCTGCCGAGGTGGCCCGGGTGGGAACGCCATTCATGCAGCTCATGATGGGCAGCAGCCTGTTCATTATGCTGTTGTTCCTGATCAACGGGATTTTCAGGGGCGCGGGCAACGCCGCCATTGCCATGAAGAGTCTGTGGGTGGCTAATGTGGCCAACATCATCCTCTGCCCTATCTTCATTAATGGCTTCGGTCCTATTCCGGCCTTCGGGTTGACGGGTGCGGCCATGGCGACTACGCTGGGCAGAGGCTTGGGTGTGGCCTACCAATTGTATCACCTTACCAGAGGCAACAGCGCGCTGCAGGTGCGGCTTCAGCATTTTGTACCTGACCAAGAGCAGATTAAAGCATTGGTAAAGATTGCCTCGCCGGCGGTGCTGCAGTTTGTGATTGCTTCTTGCAGCTGGATTTTCCTGGCGCAGTTAGTGGCCACTACCGGTGGCGACCATGGCTCTGCCGGGTACCAAACCGCGTTGCGCCTGCTCATGTTCTTCATCCTGCCGGCCTGGGGCCTCAGCAATGCCGCCGCCACCTTGGTAGGACAAAACCTGGGTGCTCACCAAATAGAGCGCGCCGAACAGGCCGTCTGGCAGACCGCCAAATACAACGTGCTTTTCATGGCCTTCGTGACGATAATCAGCTTGGTGGGTGCCGGATATTTTGTGGCCTTTTTTACCAATGATGCCCAGGTGCAGGAAGTGGCCATTCAAGCCATCAGGATTATGAGCGTGGGGTACATTTTCTATGGCATCGGGATGGTGCTCATCAACACCTTCAATGGCGCCGGCGATACCTGGACACCCACCTGGGTGAATCTGGGCGGCTTCTGGGCATTCCAGATTCCTTTGGCCTATATTTTAGCCAAGACCTTTGCGCTGGGCCCGCTGGGTGTGTTCATTGCCATCCCAGTGGCCGAGACGTTCATCACCCTCGTCAGCATTTTCTTGTTCAAACGAGGCCGGTGGAAGACCGTGAAGGTGTAA
- a CDS encoding pseudouridine synthase — MKSLSSSLQYFVVQKGRLSNKDAIQAILTGRVLVNGQKGQLQQALKPEDQVVLDGKVLKEPQKFLYLAYYKPRGIESTLSLNIENNLAQALGMQERVFPIGRLDKESEGLMLLTNDGTLYHRIANADQHQEKEYVVTVDKPLTQEALDQVGSGIVIMGQKTRPAQVQQVGQKTFSIVLTQGLNRQIRRMCYKLAYEVERLVRVRIVNVEVGDLKPGEWRELEPAEKTSLTKRLMLFKNSG, encoded by the coding sequence ATGAAATCTCTCTCGTCTTCTCTTCAATATTTTGTGGTGCAGAAAGGAAGGCTTTCCAACAAAGATGCCATCCAAGCCATCTTGACGGGGCGAGTGTTGGTGAACGGGCAGAAGGGGCAATTACAACAGGCGTTAAAGCCAGAAGACCAAGTAGTGTTAGATGGTAAGGTCCTAAAAGAACCGCAGAAATTTCTTTATCTGGCCTACTACAAACCCCGCGGTATAGAATCTACCCTTAGTCTAAATATAGAAAACAACCTGGCCCAAGCGCTGGGCATGCAAGAGCGGGTCTTCCCCATAGGCCGCCTAGACAAAGAATCTGAAGGCCTCATGCTTCTCACCAATGACGGCACTCTCTACCACCGCATCGCCAACGCAGACCAACACCAGGAAAAAGAATACGTTGTGACGGTAGACAAACCGCTTACGCAAGAGGCTCTGGACCAAGTAGGCAGTGGCATTGTGATCATGGGCCAAAAGACCAGGCCGGCACAGGTTCAACAGGTAGGGCAGAAGACCTTTTCAATCGTCCTCACCCAGGGTCTTAACCGCCAGATCAGGCGCATGTGCTATAAGCTAGCCTATGAAGTAGAAAGGTTGGTACGGGTGCGAATAGTGAATGTAGAAGTGGGGGATTTAAAACCTGGAGAGTGGCGAGAGTTGGAGCCTGCGGAAAAAACAAGTTTGACCAAAAGGCTCATGCTTTTTAAAAATTCAGGCTAA
- a CDS encoding porin family protein: MCWSPTGTKTQQKLIFNMRNYFLITFTAFALNALLAPLAFGQNSTFRDRLTLGVKAGFNWTSSNDEDRVQDNKVKPRPGFHVGGLAHYHLADNWALQTELTYSKEGALYDFKGSKTIAPYEGKTDLNFLNVPLLVQYMFGSSFRIQTGPQLGYALSIKYEDPYNEESEKNDIQKVNLSWSVGFGYLTKSGIGFDARYNAGLSNVYKEGFYPDQSARTRAGQIGVFYQFK; encoded by the coding sequence ATGTGCTGGTCACCAACCGGTACCAAAACCCAACAGAAACTGATTTTTAACATGCGCAATTATTTCTTAATCACATTCACTGCCTTTGCTTTAAATGCCCTCCTCGCCCCTTTAGCTTTTGGGCAGAACTCCACCTTCAGAGACCGTTTAACTTTGGGGGTTAAGGCCGGCTTTAACTGGACCAGCAGCAATGACGAAGACCGGGTGCAAGACAACAAGGTCAAACCAAGGCCGGGGTTTCATGTAGGTGGTCTGGCTCACTACCACCTAGCCGATAACTGGGCCCTACAAACGGAATTAACCTATTCTAAAGAAGGCGCCCTGTACGATTTTAAAGGGTCTAAAACCATTGCCCCATATGAAGGAAAGACAGATCTCAACTTCTTAAACGTACCGTTGCTAGTGCAGTACATGTTTGGCTCTAGCTTTAGAATCCAAACCGGTCCGCAACTGGGCTATGCGTTAAGCATCAAATATGAAGACCCGTATAATGAAGAATCAGAGAAGAACGACATCCAGAAAGTGAATCTATCCTGGTCTGTAGGGTTTGGGTATTTGACCAAGTCTGGCATTGGGTTTGATGCCAGGTACAATGCGGGCTTATCTAATGTGTATAAAGAAGGCTTTTACCCAGACCAATCTGCTCGTACCCGCGCCGGCCAGATAGGAGTGTTCTACCAATTCAAATAA
- a CDS encoding alanine/glycine:cation symporter family protein translates to MEEIITSINNLVWSNALIILCLGTGIYFSVITRFLQVRYLKEMIRLLFNNAASDTGVSSFQAFSMAIAGRVGTGNIAGVATAIAMGGPGAIFWMWMIAFLGSASAFIEATLGQIYKEVKDGQYRGGPAFYIEKGLGMKWYAVVFAVATIISMVFLLPGVQSNSIALGITNAFPVPPAVTGGVVTLLLALIIFGGVKRIGRVAEIIVPFMAGAYILMAVIIIAMHITEVPAVFGLIFRSAFNMEAGFSGVFGMAVAWGVKRGIYSNEAGQGTAPHAAAAAEASHPVKQGLVQAFSVYVDTLFVCTATALMILFTGQYNVVNPAGGFLVENMPNVPIGSEYTQNAVNTHFPDLGGGFVAIALLLFAFTTIMAYYYIAETNLSYLMKKGTSKWALWGLRAAILVATFFGSVKTAESAWALGDIGVGLMAWLNIIAILLLQKPAMRALRDYQAQRKAGVDPVFDAQKVGIKNAEEWEPQPELQKV, encoded by the coding sequence ATGGAAGAAATCATCACCAGCATCAATAACCTTGTTTGGAGTAACGCTTTAATCATTCTGTGTTTGGGCACGGGCATTTATTTTTCAGTGATTACGCGGTTTCTGCAGGTGCGGTACCTGAAGGAGATGATCCGGTTACTGTTCAATAATGCGGCCTCAGATACGGGGGTAAGTTCGTTTCAGGCGTTTTCCATGGCCATTGCCGGGCGCGTGGGCACGGGCAACATTGCAGGTGTGGCCACGGCCATTGCCATGGGTGGGCCAGGCGCTATTTTCTGGATGTGGATGATTGCGTTTTTGGGAAGTGCCTCGGCGTTTATTGAAGCCACGCTGGGCCAAATCTACAAAGAAGTGAAAGACGGACAGTACCGGGGCGGACCAGCCTTTTACATTGAGAAAGGCCTGGGCATGAAATGGTACGCGGTGGTATTTGCCGTGGCTACCATCATTAGTATGGTGTTCTTGTTGCCGGGCGTGCAAAGCAACAGCATTGCCCTGGGTATAACCAATGCCTTTCCGGTGCCGCCAGCCGTGACGGGAGGCGTGGTGACCTTGCTCTTGGCCTTGATCATTTTTGGCGGCGTGAAACGCATTGGCCGCGTAGCCGAAATCATTGTTCCGTTCATGGCGGGCGCCTACATTCTAATGGCGGTGATCATCATTGCGATGCACATCACAGAAGTGCCAGCAGTGTTTGGGTTAATCTTCAGATCAGCGTTTAACATGGAGGCAGGATTCAGCGGCGTGTTTGGCATGGCCGTGGCCTGGGGCGTGAAGCGCGGCATCTACTCCAATGAGGCAGGGCAGGGAACAGCTCCGCATGCCGCCGCCGCCGCCGAGGCATCCCATCCGGTGAAGCAGGGTTTGGTGCAGGCGTTCTCAGTGTATGTAGACACGTTGTTTGTGTGCACGGCCACCGCGCTTATGATTCTGTTCACGGGGCAGTACAATGTGGTGAACCCAGCCGGTGGTTTTCTGGTGGAGAACATGCCCAATGTGCCCATCGGGTCTGAGTACACACAAAATGCCGTGAACACGCATTTCCCCGATTTGGGTGGAGGCTTTGTGGCCATTGCCTTGCTGCTGTTCGCGTTCACTACCATCATGGCCTACTACTACATCGCAGAAACGAACTTAAGCTATCTCATGAAAAAGGGCACCAGCAAATGGGCCTTGTGGGGGTTGCGCGCCGCTATTTTAGTGGCCACCTTCTTCGGATCAGTGAAGACCGCCGAGTCTGCCTGGGCCCTGGGCGACATAGGGGTGGGACTCATGGCCTGGCTGAACATCATTGCCATTCTATTGCTGCAAAAACCTGCCATGCGCGCCCTGCGTGATTATCAAGCCCAGCGCAAAGCCGGCGTGGACCCTGTGTTTGATGCCCAGAAAGTAGGCATTAAGAACGCTGAAGAATGGGAACCTCAACCCGAGCTACAGAAAGTCTAA